In Candidatus Acidiferrales bacterium, the genomic window CACGAGCGCCAACGGGGACGACCCGGCCAGCCTTTCATACTCCGAGCGCGGCCAGTGAGCCGCTTCCACCGTCGCCCGTTCCAGGTCAAAGACGGCCGAAACATCGCGCCGCTCGAACCCCCGCGTGGTCAATCGCCGCGCCACAGCAGCTCCGCGTCCGAGCGGCGAACGTAGTTGGCGTCCAGTTCCATGCCGGAAATGGTTTCCCCGCGCTCGAGTCTCACGGCGGCGACTCTGGCCAGCCTTTCAGCAAGAAAGGGACTCAACGCCGCCACTCGGCATGAAGCAAAAGGCGAATTTTCGAGCGAGGGCTGAAGCAGCCCAACCATCGGAGAAGCGAAGACAATTCCCTTCCCTTGATCAAGGTGATAACCTTTTGCTTCGAGCCACTGGATGCATTCCGCCGGCGTCGAGACTTGCTCCTCGGCCACCTTCCGCAAGGACTCGCCTCCCGAAGCGTACACGCCGAAATAAATCTGTCCGCGCCGCGCGTCCATTACCGGCACAACAAACTCGTTTGCGCTCTCGACCATGGCCG contains:
- the tsaB gene encoding tRNA (adenosine(37)-N6)-threonylcarbamoyltransferase complex dimerization subunit type 1 TsaB yields the protein MLILAIDTSTLAGSLAVFRDGQTVKTTGEESRETYSSRMFRQLRVMLEELQLSLDRFDAYAVVNGPGSFTGLRVGLAAVKGWAEIYQKPIVAVSGLEVVAAMVESANEFVVPVMDARRGQIYFGVYASGGESLRKVAEEQVSTPAECIQWLEAKGYHLDQGKGIVFASPMVGLLQPSLENSPFASCRVAALSPFLAERLARVAAVRLERGETISGMELDANYVRRSDAELLWRGD